The following proteins are encoded in a genomic region of Necator americanus strain Aroian chromosome II, whole genome shotgun sequence:
- a CDS encoding hypothetical protein (NECATOR_CHRII.G6645.T1), producing MEISEKLILAAIHENINVQKLQKRFPNQKIIRDEKGIIRYKSRIQNANLPYVTKVPIFIPNYSELARLIIHDLHYENAHCGKEQTLALVRQRFWISQPFRVIKKYLRTCITCKKCHGLPYGAPEMPPLPTDRVIITKPFANVGCDYMGPFESKIRQKMYVCLFRCLTTRAVHLEVVENLSSGALLSSFVRFISRRGVPKLIRTDCGTNFKLGSKMIENLFLKNDENGSSVMSYSASEGIKWIFNPPASPWMGGAWERMVGSVKRCFQKSIGRKKLSFEQMCTVISRIEAIINTRPLTKVSATDLDEIPIRPIDFLQGNLKYSIPSTQLQCGNGDTLYDPELLQTVAQAQEALMFSETIATVFWKRWNKEYLTSLRDNQRVLLKQPRHLTNTPRIGEIVLIEQEFLPRCNWMYGKVLETVPSEDGLIRSAKLLTPNKRVIQRPLNKLYPLEIRSSVRDSLPELEKDSTFEREIHQKERVDLAESSSCRIRPTRQSKTRALKVIQEFERSLDRPSTSSSRQVSTYLLMAMLALSTICPVKAHDNNSIKCNEGRVEIMPPSSRFEHCFNTMCRLMSNVSKS from the coding sequence ATGGAGATCTCTGAGAAACTCATCTTAGCAGCTATTCACGAAAACATCAACgtgcaaaaattgcaaaagcGATTCCCAAATCAGAAGATTATCAGAGACGAGAAAGGTATCATTCGATACAAGTCACGCATTCAGAACGCCAATTTACCATATGTCACAAAAGTGCCAATTTTCATTCCGAATTACTCGGAACTAGCCAGGCTAATCATTCATGACCTACATTATGAAAACGCACACTGCGGCAAAGAACAGACATTAGCGCTGGTGAGACAACGTTTTTGGATTTCCCAGCCATTCAGAGTAATCAAGAAATATCTGCGTACATGCATTACGTGTAAGAAATGCCACGGATTGCCATATGGAGCACCAGAGATGCCACCATTACCAACAGATCGGGTAATAATAACCAAACCCTTTGCAAATGTTGGATGCGACTATATGGGACCATTTGAGTCAAAAATCAGACAGAAAATGTACGTCTGTTTGTTCAGATGCCTCACTACCAGGGCTGTGCATCTTGAAGTGGTCGAAAATTTGTCATCTGGTGCACTTTTAAGCAGCTTCGTCCGTTTTATATCTCGAAGAGGTGTTCCAAAACTCATCCGAACTGATTGCGGAACAAATTTTAAACTGGGAtcaaaaatgattgaaaatttgttcctgaaaaatgatgaaaatggtAGTTCCGTGATGAGCTACAGTGCCTCAGAAGGCATAAAGTGGATTTTCAATCCACCTGCTTCACCATGGATGGGAGGCGCATGGGAAAGAATGGTTGGCTCCGTGAAGAgatgctttcaaaaaagtattggacgcaaaaaattgtcatttgaACAAATGTGTACAGTAATTTCAAGAATTGAAGCGATAATTAATACTCGCCCGTTGACAAAAGTAAGTGCAACAGATCTTGATGAAATACCGATAAGACCTATCGACTTCCTACAAGGAAATCTAAAGTACTCCATTCCAAGCACGCAGTTACAGTGCGGTAATGGTGATACGTTATATGATCCCGAGTTGCTTcagacagttgcgcaagcacaGGAAGCATTAATGTTTTCGGAAACGATCGCTACAGTATTTTGGAAGCGATGGAACAAAGAGTATCTTACATCCTTGAGAGATAACCAGAGAGTGCTACTAAAACAACCGCGGCATTTGACAAATACACCGCGAATTGGAGAAATTGTACTTATCGAGCAAGAATTTCTTCCACGTTGTAATTGGATGTACGGCAAAGTATTAGAAACAGTACCAAGTGAAGATGGTCTTATAAGATCAGCAAAACTCCTTACGCCAAACAAAAGAGTTATCCAAAGACCACTCAACAAGTTGTATCCCTTGGAAATACGTAGTTCTGTGAGAGACTCACTTCCAGAACTTGAAAAAGATTCCACTTTTGAGAGGGAGATACACCAGAAAGAAAGAGTAGATTTAGCAGAATCATCTTCCTGCAGAATTCGTCCAACTAGACAATCGAAAACACGTGCCTTAAAGGTCATccaagaatttgaaagaagtctTGACCGACCCTCCACTTCTTCAAGTAGACAGGTATCCACATATCTGCTGATGGCTATGTTAGCATTATCAACTATATGTCCCGTAAAAGCACATGACAACAACTCAATAAAGTGCAACGAAGGGAGAGTAGAAATAATGCCTCCCTCATCAAGATTTGAGCATTGCTTCAACACAATGTGCAGACTTATGTCTAACGTATCGAAATCGTAA
- a CDS encoding hypothetical protein (NECATOR_CHRII.G6646.T1), giving the protein MAMAGILLRRSKNSGFFDGKIEQLGWEVLPHPPYSPDLAPSDYHLFRSMQRESSQPAKKSNSGRKATSESAESSRLIIDLARFSRYKTALRTFSVVGKLLSKWVKRCNYTRSTSITLDVLSLYTTAEAIAVEDMEISEKLILAAIHENINVQKLQKRFPNQKIIRDEKGIIRYKSRIQNANLPYVTKVPIFIPNYSELARLIIHDLHYENAHCGKEQTLALVRQRFWISQPFRVIKKYLRTCITCKKCHGLPYGAPEMPPLPTDRVIITKPFANVGCDYMGPFESKIRQKMYVCLFRCLTTRAVHLEVVENLSSGALLSSFVRFISRRGVPKLIRTDCGTNFKLGSKMIENLFLKNDENGSSVMSYSASEGIKWIFNPPASPWMGGAWERMVGSVKRCFQKSIGRKKLSFEQMCTVISRIEAIINTRPLTKVSATDLDEIPIRPIDFLQGNLKYSIPSTQLQCGNGDTLYDPELLQTVAQAQEALMFSETIATVFWKRWNKEYLTSLRDNQRVLLKQPRHLTNTPRIGEIVLIEQEFLPRCNWMYGKVLETVPSEDGLIRSAKLLTPNKRVIQRPLNKLYPLEIRSSVRDSLPELEKDSTFEREIHQKERVDLAESSSCRIRPTRQSKTRALKVIQEFERSLDRPSTSSSRQVSTYLLMAMLALSTICPVKAHDNNSIKCNEGRVEIMPPSSRFEHCFNTMCRLMSNVSKS; this is encoded by the exons ATGGCAATGGCCGGAATTCTTCTTCGTCGCTCCAAGAACAGCGGTTTCTTCGACGGAAAAATTGAGCAATTGGGCTGGGAAGTCCTGCCTCATCCGCCATACAGCCCAGACCTGGCACCATCCGATTACCATCTGTTCCGGTCGATGCAGAGAGAAAGTTCACAACCCGCGAAGAAGTCCAACTCTGG GAGAAAGGCCACAAGCGAGTCAGCGGAATCATCCCGTTTAATAATAGATCTAGCCCGTTTCTCTCGCTACAAAACAGCCCTTCGAACATTCTCAGTTGTTGGAAAATTGCTGAGTAAATGGGTGAAACGGTGTAATTACACCAGATCAACATCGATTACGCTAGATGTACTCTCTCTATATACAACTGCAGAGGCCATTGCTGTGGAGGATATGGAGATCTCTGAGAAACTCATCTTAGCAGCTATTCACGAAAACATCAACgtgcaaaaattgcaaaagcGATTCCCAAATCAGAAGATTATCAGAGACGAGAAAGGTATCATTCGATACAAGTCACGCATTCAGAACGCCAATTTACCATATGTCACAAAAGTGCCAATTTTCATTCCGAATTACTCGGAACTAGCCAGGCTAATCATTCATGACCTACATTATGAAAACGCACACTGCGGCAAAGAACAGACATTAGCGCTGGTGAGACAACGTTTTTGGATTTCCCAGCCATTCAGAGTAATCAAGAAATATCTGCGTACATGCATTACGTGTAAGAAATGCCACGGATTGCCATATGGAGCACCAGAGATGCCACCATTACCAACAGATCGGGTAATAATAACCAAACCCTTTGCAAATGTTGGATGCGACTATATGGGACCATTTGAGTCAAAAATCAGACAGAAAATGTACGTCTGTTTGTTCAGATGCCTCACTACCAGGGCTGTGCATCTTGAAGTGGTCGAAAATTTGTCATCTGGTGCACTTTTAAGCAGCTTCGTCCGTTTTATATCTCGAAGAGGTGTTCCAAAACTCATCCGAACTGATTGCGGAACAAATTTTAAACTGGGAtcaaaaatgattgaaaatttgttcctgaaaaatgatgaaaatggtAGTTCCGTGATGAGCTACAGTGCCTCAGAAGGCATAAAGTGGATTTTCAATCCACCTGCTTCACCATGGATGGGAGGCGCATGGGAAAGAATGGTTGGCTCCGTGAAGAgatgctttcaaaaaagtattggacgcaaaaaattgtcatttgaACAAATGTGTACAGTAATTTCAAGAATTGAAGCGATAATTAATACTCGCCCGTTGACAAAAGTAAGTGCAACAGATCTTGATGAAATACCGATAAGACCTATCGACTTCCTACAAGGAAATCTAAAGTACTCCATTCCAAGCACGCAGTTACAGTGCGGTAATGGTGATACGTTATATGATCCCGAGTTGCTTcagacagttgcgcaagcacaGGAAGCATTAATGTTTTCGGAAACGATCGCTACAGTATTTTGGAAGCGATGGAACAAAGAGTATCTTACATCCTTGAGAGATAACCAGAGAGTGCTACTAAAACAACCGCGGCATTTGACAAATACACCGCGAATTGGAGAAATTGTACTTATCGAGCAAGAATTTCTTCCACGTTGTAATTGGATGTACGGCAAAGTATTAGAAACAGTACCAAGTGAAGATGGTCTTATAAGATCAGCAAAACTCCTTACGCCAAACAAAAGAGTTATCCAAAGACCACTCAACAAGTTGTATCCCTTGGAAATACGTAGTTCTGTGAGAGACTCACTTCCAGAACTTGAAAAAGATTCCACTTTTGAGAGGGAGATACACCAGAAAGAAAGAGTAGATTTAGCAGAATCATCTTCCTGCAGAATTCGTCCAACTAGACAATCGAAAACACGTGCCTTAAAGGTCATccaagaatttgaaagaagtctTGACCGACCCTCCACTTCTTCAAGTAGACAGGTATCCACATATCTGCTGATGGCTATGTTAGCATTATCAACTATATGTCCCGTAAAAGCACATGACAACAACTCAATAAAGTGCAACGAAGGGAGAGTAGAAATAATGCCTCCCTCATCAAGATTTGAGCATTGCTTCAACACAATGTGCAGACTTATGTCTAACGTATCGAAATCGTAA
- a CDS encoding hypothetical protein (NECATOR_CHRII.G6647.T1) produces the protein MGKLARKMGIIHREPTKQKPARINETHADQQTATESTATEETEEGSSQNDAIWLSEDNSNSEKSRKDDEDFICRALKPKQLRLPRFYGDEEEFPEFWAIYETLVDQRQDMTLVTDRAIKAPPIPYQLQELTLLLGINTAMSAIMRFKNGNESLEDEEHGSRPQVVDDQVLKSVIELDPRQTTRELATHFG, from the exons ATGGGAAAACTTGCAAGGAAGATGGGAATAATTCATCGAGAgcccacaaaacaaaaacctgcaagaataaatgaaaccCACGCAGATCAGCAGACCGCAACAGAGTCAACTGCGACTGAGGAAACCGAAGAAGGTTCTTCACAAAATGACGCCATTTGGCTCTCGGAGGACAATTCAAACtcggaaaaaagtagaaaagacgATGAAGATTTCATATGTCGTGCTCTCAAACCAAAGCAACTAAGGTTGCCACGATTCTACGGGGACGAAGAAGAGTTCCCTGAATTTTGGGCAATATATGAAACGCTCGTTGACCAAA GACAAGATATGACGCTGGTGACCGATCGCGCAATTAAAGCGCCTCCAATACCGTACCAATTGCAAGAACTAACACTACTACTCGGAATCAATACGGCAATGTCCGCAATAATG CGTTTCAAAAACGGTAATGAAAGCTTGGAGGACGAAGAACATGGAAGTCGGCCACAAGTCGTCGATGACCAAGTGTTGAAGTCCGTCATTGAATTGGATCCACGCCAAACCACTCGAGAACTGGCAACACATTTTGGTTGA